One region of Rana temporaria chromosome 9, aRanTem1.1, whole genome shotgun sequence genomic DNA includes:
- the HSD17B8 gene encoding estradiol 17-beta-dehydrogenase 8 yields MVSASLSSLLYGRGHWQGIMAASSRLKSTLALVTGGGSGIGRAVCQRLSQEGASVAVVDLNINSANDTLQTLSSNLPGQEHAAFTADVSQGASVGALMEQIQSRFSAPPRVAVSSAGITRDEFLLRLSEEAFDSVLSVNLKGTFLITQAVARAIVATGQNGGSIVNIGSIVGKVGNLGQANYAASKAGVEGFTRTAAKELAKFDIRCNTVLPGFIATPMTDKVPQKVLDKFAGLIPMGRLGQPEDIADVCAFLASNDSRYITGTSIEVTGGLYL; encoded by the exons ATGGTGTCAGCCAGTCTATCCTCCCTTCTCTATGGTAGAGGTCATTGGCAGGGAATCATGGCTGCCTCCAGCCGACTGAAGTCCACACTGGCTCTGGTGACAG GTGGCGGCAGCGGCATCGGACGAGCGGTGTGTCAGAGGCTTTCCCAAGAGGGCGCTTCGGTTGCCGTCGTCGATTTGAACATCAACTCTGCTAATGACACTCTACAGACGTTATCGTCTAACCTCCCCGGACAAGAGCACGCGGCGTTCACGGCCGACGTCTCCCAAGGCGCCAGCGTCGGTGCGCTAATGGAGCAGATCCAG TCTCGCTTCTCTGCCCCTCCTCGTGTTGCTGTCAGCAGCGCCGGAATCACCCGGGACGAGTTTCTGCTTCGCTTGTCAGAGGAAGCCTTCGATTCTGTGCTCAGCGTCAACCTCAAG GGTACATTTCTGATTACACAAGCCGTGGCCCGAGCGATCGTAGCCACGGGACAAAACGGAGGTTCCATCGTCAACATTGGCAGTATTGTGGGAAAG GTGGGCAATCTCGGTCAGGCCAACTATGCTGCATCTAAGGCTGGAGTAGAAGGTTTCACTAGGACTGCTGCTAAAGAACTGGCTAA GTTCGATATCCGATGTAACACCGTACTGCCTGGGTTTATCGCCACACCGATGACTGACAAAGTCCCACAGAAAGTCCTGGACAAA TTTGCTGGTCTGATTCCAATGGGAAGACTTGGTCAGCCAGAAG ATATCGCAGATGTCTGTGCGTTCCTGGCTTCGAATGACAGTAGATATATTACAGGAACAAGTATTGAAGTGACAG GTGGACTGTATTTATGA